The Arachis hypogaea cultivar Tifrunner chromosome 14, arahy.Tifrunner.gnm2.J5K5, whole genome shotgun sequence genome has a segment encoding these proteins:
- the LOC112741817 gene encoding ASI1-immunoprecipitated protein 1 isoform X1 produces MHTVGIRPRHTVAHPWLSGSLHRFFTSSSCFIPSSAQSATATTKHQPHESPPRIAALSFPRSLAPVTTTIRSLSPRSSPTVSLWCSRLSDSRLAHLPARSSLPSSLTVAAAGHQHVVVQCCQQRSSISASDFRMASASEKYAAFEEKVSRTVYFDNLSPQVTESVLRTAVEQFATVKSVKFIPNYLGPTNLPQCALIELDSSKKVKEVVSMISQYPFMMSGMPRPVRARPAEAEMFDDRPEKPDRKIKCCWLDPSDPDFEVAKDLKRLTRRHAVEAEYVHKLQLQEEKKLAEQQGETLNMHYKKFKLVDSIMADGTAKHLAKRYNLGVADE; encoded by the exons atgcacaccGTAGGGATCAGGCCACGCCACACAGTCGCACATCCCTGGCTCAGTGGGTCCCTGCATCGGTTCTTCACTTCTTCGTcgtgcttcattccttcttcaGCCCAGTCAGCCACGGCCACCACCAAGCACCAGCCTCACGAGTCACCGCCACGAATCGCAGCTCTCAGCTTTCCTCGCAGCCTCGCACCAGTCACCACCACGATTCGCAGTCTATCGCCGCGCTCGTCACCCACCGTATCTCTCTGGTGCTCTCGTCTCTCAGACTCTCGCCTTGCTCACCTCCCTGCCAGAAGCTCGTTGCCGTCTTCGTTGACAGTTGCTGCCGCCGGTCACCAGCACGTCGTCGTTCAGTGTTGCCAGCAGCGGAGCAGCATTTCAGCTTCTGACTTTCGG ATGGCATCAGCATCAGAGAAGTATGCTGCATTTGAGGAGAAAGTGAGTCGAACAGTGTACTTTGATAACCTTTCACCACAGGTCACTGAATCTGTCTTGAGAACTGCTGTTGAGCAGTTTGCAACCGTTAAAAGTGTGAAGTTTATTCCCAATTACCTTGGACCAACCAATCTGCCACAGTGTGCATTGATAGAGTTGGATTCTTCCAAGAAGGTCAAGGAGGTTGTCTCCATGATAAGCCAGTATCCCTTCATGATGTCCGGGATGCCACGACCAGTAAGGGCTCGTCCTGCCGAGGCAGAAATGTTTGATGATCGGCCCGAAAAGCCGGACAGAAAGATCAAGTGCTGTTGGTTGGATCCAAGTGACCCGGATTTTGAGGTGGCGAAGGACCTGAAGCGTCTTACACGCAGACACGCTGTAGAAGCTGAATATGTTCACAAA CTTCAactacaagaagaaaagaagcttGCCGAACAACAAGGGGAAACGCTTAATATGCATTACAAAAAGTTCAAATTAGTTGACAGCATTATGGCTGATGGAACTGCCAAGCATCTGGCAAAAAGATATAATCTGGGTGTTGCAGATGAATGA
- the LOC112741817 gene encoding ASI1-immunoprecipitated protein 1 isoform X2, whose amino-acid sequence MASASEKYAAFEEKVSRTVYFDNLSPQVTESVLRTAVEQFATVKSVKFIPNYLGPTNLPQCALIELDSSKKVKEVVSMISQYPFMMSGMPRPVRARPAEAEMFDDRPEKPDRKIKCCWLDPSDPDFEVAKDLKRLTRRHAVEAEYVHKLQLQEEKKLAEQQGETLNMHYKKFKLVDSIMADGTAKHLAKRYNLGVADE is encoded by the exons ATGGCATCAGCATCAGAGAAGTATGCTGCATTTGAGGAGAAAGTGAGTCGAACAGTGTACTTTGATAACCTTTCACCACAGGTCACTGAATCTGTCTTGAGAACTGCTGTTGAGCAGTTTGCAACCGTTAAAAGTGTGAAGTTTATTCCCAATTACCTTGGACCAACCAATCTGCCACAGTGTGCATTGATAGAGTTGGATTCTTCCAAGAAGGTCAAGGAGGTTGTCTCCATGATAAGCCAGTATCCCTTCATGATGTCCGGGATGCCACGACCAGTAAGGGCTCGTCCTGCCGAGGCAGAAATGTTTGATGATCGGCCCGAAAAGCCGGACAGAAAGATCAAGTGCTGTTGGTTGGATCCAAGTGACCCGGATTTTGAGGTGGCGAAGGACCTGAAGCGTCTTACACGCAGACACGCTGTAGAAGCTGAATATGTTCACAAA CTTCAactacaagaagaaaagaagcttGCCGAACAACAAGGGGAAACGCTTAATATGCATTACAAAAAGTTCAAATTAGTTGACAGCATTATGGCTGATGGAACTGCCAAGCATCTGGCAAAAAGATATAATCTGGGTGTTGCAGATGAATGA
- the LOC112741816 gene encoding uncharacterized protein, whose protein sequence is MTTSTQAYGEPWYWDNRYSNEPGPFDWYQKYLTLAPIINLYVPRHHSTLVVGCGNSAFSEGMVDDGYSDVVNVDISSVVIEAMQNKYKDRPHLKYMKMDVRDMSAFESESFGAVIDKGTLDSILCGNNSRQNATKMLGEVWRVLKEKGVYVLVTYGAPLYRLRLLRESCSWTIKLHVIEKLASEEKSEPIWELTKPVPLNNDGSSVEEALGRNLDVHYIYICIKEKSVNSST, encoded by the exons atgacGACAAGCACACAAGCCTATGGTGAACCCTGGTATTGGGACAACCGCTACTCCAACGAACCTGGACCCTTCGATTGGTACCAAAAATACCTAACTTTGGCCCCAATCATCAACCTCTATGTCCCTCGCCACCACTCCACCCTCGTTGTTGGTTGCGGCAACTCAG CTTTCAGTGAAGGCATGGTTGATGATGGTTACAGTGATGTTGTTAACGTTGATATATCTTCTGTGGTGATTGAAGCTATGCAGAACAAATACAAGGATCGTCCACACTTGAAAT ATATGAAAATGGATGTGAGAGACATGAGTGCTTTTGAATCAGAGTCTTTTGGTGCAGTTATTGACAAAG GGACTCTTGACTCTATCTTG TGTGGGAATAATTCAAGACAAAATGCTACGAAGATGCTTGGGGAAGTGTGGAG GGTCCTCAAGGAAAAAGGAGTTTATGTTCTG GTAACATATGGCGCTCCACTATATCGCCTACGATTGTTAAGGGAATCATGCTCATGGACTATAAAACTCCATGTAATAG AGAAACTTGCATCGGAAGAGAAATCTGAACCAATATGGGAGCTAACCAAACCTGTTCCACTCAATAATGATGGAAGCTCTGTGGAGGAGGCGCTGGGACGGAATCTCGATGTCCATTATATTTATATTTGCATTAAG GAAAAATCTGTAAACTCAAGCACCTAA
- the LOC112741815 gene encoding uncharacterized protein, whose product MLSCSSVQSTKSDSGNNQSASNLKPQEEDKEEEEDMEEEDEDVDFNPFLKETPSQEASSSLSSEVDALDDNVVTSEQSVGTKSKSKLTTKMEQVCAAVDSEHAEGILLQSSALISQSEMNQGKHNNLMCATDCNDPTIGELSNIAKSLTPIIDIDSEDAICMRTRARYSLASFTLDELETFLQETDDDDDLQNANDEEEYKKFLAAVLQGGDADALSSHENENLDDEDEDNDADFEIELEELLESDVDENASVNAGKEQDGAGRRPETRQNKRQKVSTQCEKKTLGRGKRPLRPILPNCLNAPLASGKGLMPEATSSFHACAPGSGLVNGFTTQQIGQLHCLIHEHVQLLIQVFSLSVLEPSQKQIASQVQGLLSEMLHKRDEALSVRRTPYPSICFTPSYACTSVTNGISKHLQCPSNIESASTQEGQSLCFPQSNQRYSEGSLWVPCVRGPVQSILDVSPLSLVGRYVEDIDSAAQEFRKRYIESGCDSHVAKEPLFPFSSPSAEANSAVSSGTTNGAVNTISPSPGQQQPKKTLAAMLVESTKKQSIALVPKEVAKLAQRFVPLLNPSLFPHKPPPAAVVNRVLFTDSEDELLALGIMEYNTDWKAIQQRFLPCKSKHQIFVRQKNRCSSKAPENPIKAVRRMKTSPLTAEEIARIQEGLKYYKFDWMLVWQFIVPHRDPSLLPRQWRIALGTQKSYKVDASKREKRRLYESKRRKLKAAAAESWQAVSDKEDCDAEIAGSENCMDYSDVPYVHQAFLADWRPDTSLTYSERFSSTSGEGTQDHNSNRPAFPSTSNLHQFIHPPSDLRNGIQGASSTIKPKIPGLDVTSSSTYYCRPYRSRKVNHTHLVKLAPDLPPVNLPPSVRVVSQTAFKGFQCGTPKIYPPEGGGVTAGRKDSSVSQIPHGEKFNNIHQAKGARPVLKDNATSSQPERSGTVEGRSIVVENGTCTDLQMHPLLFQVAEDVNVPYYPLNPSSGTSGSFNFFSGSQPQLNLCLFHSSQQRSQVDYPNKATKSKDSTLRSGSIDFHPLLQKSNDTQSPTNFDACQPESLGNSDEPAIVNRSSGPNDKSSELDLEMHLSSVSGRGKSVKSRQQNLHDPLGSKITLAVGGTTTPQENSFLQGQQGDKNPSAGSCELASSDLPLVVPNDNITRYDVDDIGDHSHLGIVMEQEELSDSEEDIEEHVEFECEEMADSEGEDGSGFEQAPEVQNKEVPTSEENVAEHTACIENPRDLQAGSDAQVDDSLLNDASTLNMAFAREGYDGKSNSSWLSLDSSSSDNPMLSKTNTESGAIGESPASENLAIGKAITEERNTIDMLQQPAVGPLVSAMPRKPRKRSGKSNTNFDTGFPDEIPSLSGNNKDG is encoded by the exons ATGCTTTCCTGCTCGAGCGTGCAGTCCACGAAATCTGACTCTGGCAATAACCAGAGTGCAAGCAATTTGAAACCTCAAGAGGAGGataaagaagaggaggaagacatGGAGGAAGAAGACGAAGATGTGGATTTTAATCCTTTTCTAAAGGAAACCCCTTCACAAGAAGCATCTTCGAGTTTGAGCTCTGAGGTTGATGCTTTGGATGATAATGTTGTCACTAGTGAGCAATCTGTGGGCACAAAGTCGAAATCAAAGCTAACCACTAAAATGGAGCAAGTTTGTGCTGCTGTTGATTCTGAGCATGCTGAGGGCATTCTTTTGCAGTCATCAGCTTTGATCTCTCAATCTGAGATGAATCAAGGGAAGCACAATAACTTGATGTGTGCAACTGATTGCAACGATCCTACAATAGGAGAACTAAGTAACATTGCAAAATCCTTGACTCCAATAATAGATATAGATAGCGAGGATGCTATCTGTATGCGCACCCGAGCCCGTTATTCACTTGCAAGTTTCACTCTTGACGAGCTTGAGACGTTTCTTCAAGAGACTGATGATGACGATGACCTTCAAAATGCTAATGATGAAGAAGAGTATAAAAAATTCCTTGCAGCTGTGTTACAAGGTGGAGATGCCGATGCTCTTTCGTCTCATGAAAATGAAAATcttgatgatgaagatgaggatAACGATGCAGACTTTGAGATAGAGCTTGAAGAATTACTGGAGAGTGATGTTGATGAGAATGCATCAGTGAATGCTGGAAAAGAGCAAGATGGAGCTGGACGACGACCAGAGACTAGGCAAAATAAGCGTCAGAAGGTCTCTACCCAATGTGAGAAGAAAACATTGGGACGGGGCAAGAGGCCCCTGCGCCCAATTTTGCCGAATTGCTTGAATGCACCTCTGGCTTCTGGGAAAGGTTTGATGCCCGAGGCTACTTCAAGTTTTCATGCTTGTGCTCCAGGAAGTGGTCTTGTGAATGGGTTCACTACCCAGCAGATTGGTCAGTTGCATTGTTTGATCCATGAGCATGTACAACTTCTTATTCAGGTATTTTCTCTGTCAGTTCTTGAGCCTTCCCAAAAACAGATTGCTTCTCAGGTTCAAGGGTTGCTTTCTGAGATGCTTCACAAGCGAGATGAAGCTTTATCTGTGAGAAGGACGCCATATCCTAGTATTTGCTTTACCCCGTCTTATGCCTGCACTTCGGTGACCAATGGAATCTCCAAACATCTGCAATGCCCGAGCAACATAGAATCTGCTTCTACACAAGAAGGACAGAGTTTATGCTTTCCTCAATCCAATCAAAGGTATTCTGAGGGTTCCTTATGGGTCCCTTGTGTTAGAGGCCCCGTACAATCTATTTTGGATGTTTCTCCACTTAGTTTGGTAGGAAGATATGTCGAAGACATTGATTCTG CTGCCCAAGAATTTCGAAAGAGATACATTGAATCTGGTTGTGATTCACATGTTGCGAAGGAgcctctctttcctttttcttcaccATCTGCTGAAGCTAACAGTGCAGTTTCAAGTGGCACCACGAATGGAGCAGTTAATACAATCTCACCTTCACCTGGACAACAGCAACCTAAGAAAACTTTGGCTGCCATGCTTGTTGAAAGTACTAAGAAGCAGTCAATTGCTTTGGTACCAAAGGAAGTTGCAAAGTTAGCTCAAAGATTTGTTCCCTTGCTCAATCCATCACTATTCCCACATAAGCCACCCCCAGCAGCTGTTGTAAATAGGGTACTTTTTACTGATTCAGAGGATGA ACTACTAGCCTTAGGGATAATGGAGTACAATACAGATTGGAAAGCAATTCAACAACGTTTTCTTCCCTGCAAGTCTAAACATCAG ATTTTTGTTAGGCAGAAAAATCGCTGTTCTTCGAAAGCCCCAGAGAATCCAATAAAG GCAGTTCGAAGAATGAAGACCTCTCCTTTGACCGCGGAGGAGATAGCACGCATTCAAGAG GGACTTAAGTATTATAAATTTGATTGGATGTTGGTGTGGCAATTTATAGTTCCACACAGAGATCCATCATTGCTTCCTCGCCAGTGGCGTATTGCTCTTGGAACTCAAAAGTCATACAAGGTAGATGCATCAAAAAGGGAGAAGCGAAGATTGTATGaatcaaaaagaagaaaattgaaaGCTGCTGCTGCGGAAAGTTGGCAAGCCGTATCTGATAAAGAG GATTGTGATGCTGAAATTGCTGGTTCAGAGAATTGCATGGATTATTCAGATGTTCCTTATGTGCATCAGGCATTTTTGGCAGATTGGAGGCCAGATACATCTCTTACTTATTCTGAACGCTTTTCCTCTACATCTGGAGAAGGAACTCAAGATCATAATAGTAATCGGCCTGCATTTCCATCTACATCAAACCTTCATCAGTTTATTCACCCTCCATCTGATTTAAGAAATGGAATACAAGGTGCTTCCAGTACAATTAAACCTAAAATCCCAGGTTTGGATGTGACATCTAGCTCCACTTACTATTGTCGACCTTATCGGTCTCGGAAGGTAAATCACACTCACTTAGTGAAATTAGCACCAGACTTGCCTCCTGTAAATCTTCCTCCATCTGTTCGTGTAGTTTCTCAGACTGCTTTTAAAGGGTTCCAGTGTGGAACACCTAAGATTTACCCTCCTGAGGGTGGTGGTGTCACTGCTGGTAGAAAAGATAGTTCTGTATCTCAAATTCCTCATGGTGAGAAATTTAATAACATTCATCAAGCTAAAGGTGCAAGACCTGTGCTAAAGGACAATGCCACAAGTTCTCAGCCAGAAAGATCTGGAACTGTGGAAGGGAGATCTATTGTGGTAGAAAATGGCACTTGTACTGATCTCCAGATGCATCCACTATTGTTCCAAGTAGCTGAAGATGTCAATGTGCCTTATTATCCATTGAACCCTAGTTCTGGAACTTCtggttccttcaacttcttctcgGGTAGTCAACCACAACTAAATCTTTGCCTTTTCCATAGTTCACAGCAGCGGAGCCAAGTTGATTATCCTAATAAGGCCACAAAGTCAAAGGATTCCACTTTAAGGTCAGGCAGCATTGATTTTCATCCACTTCTGCAGAAATCTAATGATACACAATCACCAACCAATTTTGATGCTTGCCAGCCTGAGTCACTGGGTAATAGTGATGAGCCAGCTATAGTCAATAGATCTTCTGGTCCTAATGACAAATCCAGTGAACTTGACTTGGAGATGCACCTAAGTTCTGTATCTGGAAGGGGGAAATCAGTGAAAAGTAGACAGCAAAATTTACATGATCCATTAGGGTCTAAAATCACTCTAGCAGTTGGCGGAACAACGACACCTCAAGAGAATAGTTTTCTACAAGGTCAGCAGGGTGATAAAAATCCTTCTGCTGGCAGTTGTGAGCTTGCATCAAGTGATCTTCCTTTGGTTGTTCCTAATGATAACATCACCAGATACGATGTAGATGATATTGGTGATCATTCTCATCTTGGCATAGTGATGGAGCAGGAAGAGCTAAGTGACTCTGAGGAGGATATTGAAGAACATgtagagtttgaatgtgaggaGATGGCTGATTCTGAAGGAGAGGATGGTTCTGGATTTGAACAAGCTCCTGAGGTTCAAAATAAG GAGGTCCCTACATCAGAAGAAAATGTTGCCGAGCATACAGCTTGTATAGAAAACCCACGTGATCTTCAGGCAGGTTCTGATGCTCAAGTTGATGATAGTCTCCTCAATGATGCAAGTACTTTAAACATGGCTTTCGCCAGAGAGGGATATGATGGAAAAAGTAATTCTTCATGGTTAAGTTtagattcatcctcatcagaTAATCCTATGCTCTCAAAGACGAATACTGAAAGTGGTGCAATTGGTGAATCTCCTGCTTCTGAAAACTTGGCAATTGGTAAAGCAATAACAGAAGAGAGAAATACCATAGACATGCTACAACAGCCAGCTGTAGGTCCTCTTGTGTCTGCCATGCCTCGTAAACCCAGAAAGCGTTCTggcaaatcaaacacaaatttcgATACAGGATTTCCTGATGAAATACCAAGCCTTTCCGGTAACAATAAAGATGGTTGA